One window of the Chlamydiota bacterium genome contains the following:
- the pssA gene encoding CDP-diacylglycerol--serine O-phosphatidyltransferase, which produces MRKIYLLPNLMTTGNFLCGMISVSLSLKGDFPSASLWILVAMLFDFLDGQVARLSKSMSKFGEEYDSLCDLMTFGIAPTILIYEMSLSKLGRMGISIAFIYSVCCALRLARYNAKLNKPSKYVFSGLPSTAAGGAVAASVIAADHLEWLGIIGMAPFLMILLAFLMISTIEYPKINALFLKRKSPFFYLVVGAVALGGFIFFGELSLAIGFILYVLGGPVYDIFHRTQLAELLLEEPLKNVES; this is translated from the coding sequence GTGAGAAAAATTTATTTATTGCCAAATCTTATGACGACTGGAAATTTCTTATGTGGAATGATTTCAGTGAGTCTTTCTCTCAAAGGAGACTTTCCATCAGCCTCATTATGGATTTTGGTGGCCATGCTCTTCGATTTTCTAGATGGTCAAGTCGCCCGTCTCAGTAAATCCATGTCAAAATTTGGGGAGGAATACGATTCTCTTTGTGATTTGATGACTTTCGGAATTGCCCCGACGATTTTGATCTATGAAATGAGTCTCTCAAAACTAGGCCGAATGGGGATCAGCATTGCTTTTATTTATTCTGTCTGTTGTGCATTAAGGTTAGCAAGGTACAACGCCAAATTAAATAAACCTTCAAAGTATGTTTTCTCTGGGTTACCGTCTACCGCTGCAGGTGGAGCTGTTGCAGCGAGTGTCATTGCAGCGGATCATTTGGAATGGTTAGGAATCATTGGAATGGCGCCTTTTTTAATGATTCTTTTAGCTTTTTTAATGATCAGTACTATTGAATATCCCAAAATCAATGCTTTATTTTTGAAGAGAAAAAGTCCTTTTTTTTATTTAGTGGTGGGTGCAGTTGCCTTAGGCGGATTTATATTTTTTGGTGAGCTCTCGCTCGCTATCGGTTTTATTCTCTATGTTTTAGGAGGACCTGTTTACGATATTTTCCATCGAACTCAATTAGCAGAACTTCTTTTGGAGGAGCCTTTAAAAAATGTTGAGTCATAA
- a CDS encoding L,D-transpeptidase family protein has translation MMKRFWVYRVSFLVMALGIGGTFFFFMKTPTEEVASSPEIISNQPLSGRNVLEGPKELSEKVDSPSSGKTNLSKEIPKPVPQIETQKLIPVKDADKKLALAKELKSSGKLTEAHEILKELILASNITHEEVQKEFWDVNTKLIFSDSAIPGWRQEITVGKGDSLFMIAKQYHTTVDLLEESNHLSSKNLHPGEILHVFTGQISLVASKSLNILNLKINGEVVKTYQVGTGVGGSTPVGEFKVINKLKDPSWHHDGKTYPFGDPKNILGTRWMGLNFKGYGIHGTLDPTSVGKQSSAGCIRLKNEEVEELYKIVPVGTVVSIVE, from the coding sequence ATGATGAAACGATTTTGGGTTTATAGGGTCAGTTTTCTCGTCATGGCTTTAGGGATTGGGGGGACATTTTTTTTCTTTATGAAAACGCCGACCGAAGAAGTCGCCTCATCCCCTGAAATCATCTCGAATCAACCCTTGAGTGGACGCAACGTTCTTGAAGGGCCTAAGGAGCTTTCTGAAAAAGTGGATTCCCCCTCTTCTGGAAAAACCAATCTCTCCAAAGAAATTCCAAAACCTGTTCCTCAAATCGAAACCCAGAAATTGATTCCAGTCAAAGATGCAGATAAAAAACTTGCGCTAGCCAAAGAGCTGAAATCTTCTGGAAAACTAACTGAGGCTCACGAAATTTTAAAGGAACTTATTTTGGCTTCTAATATTACTCATGAAGAGGTCCAAAAAGAATTTTGGGACGTTAATACAAAACTGATTTTTTCTGATAGTGCGATTCCCGGATGGCGTCAAGAAATCACGGTTGGAAAAGGGGATAGTCTATTTATGATTGCCAAGCAATATCATACGACGGTTGATTTATTAGAAGAGAGTAATCATCTCAGCTCCAAGAACCTCCATCCTGGAGAGATCCTTCACGTTTTTACAGGTCAAATTTCTTTGGTTGCAAGTAAATCTCTTAATATTCTCAATCTCAAGATCAATGGGGAGGTTGTGAAAACTTATCAAGTAGGGACTGGGGTCGGGGGAAGTACTCCCGTGGGTGAGTTCAAGGTTATTAACAAATTAAAAGATCCGTCGTGGCATCATGACGGGAAAACCTATCCTTTTGGTGATCCTAAAAATATTTTAGGAACACGCTGGATGGGACTTAACTTTAAAGGTTATGGCATTCATGGAACTTTGGATCCAACTTCGGTTGGAAAACAATCTAGTGCAGGTTGTATTCGTCTTAAAAATGAAGAAGTTGAGGAGCTTTATAAAATTGTTCCCGTGGGCACGGTTGTCAGTATTGTTGAATAA
- a CDS encoding acetyl-CoA carboxylase carboxyltransferase subunit alpha: MKQSSLEFERPILELEQKISELKKFSQEKGIDVTSELKNLEKKLEGLRHQILQNLTAWQRVQIARHPQRPYTLDYIRLVMEEFIELHGDRRFGDDQALVGGFAKMEDHRLMVLGHQKGRDLKERQKRSFGCAHPEGYRKALRLMQMAEKAKTPILALIDTPGAYPGVGAEERGQAEAIAVNLREMSQIKVPIVAAVIGEGGSGGALGIGVADRILILENAYYSVISPEGCASILWREKGKMVDAAEALKLTAYDLLSLGIVDEIIPEPIGGAHHDYEITARHLRKTVQKHLLELIKMGSEELIETRYQKFRKMGVFTEFKPEG, translated from the coding sequence ATGAAACAATCCAGTTTAGAGTTTGAAAGACCGATTTTAGAGCTTGAGCAGAAAATCTCTGAGCTCAAGAAATTTTCCCAAGAAAAGGGAATCGATGTTACCTCGGAACTTAAAAACCTTGAAAAAAAATTAGAGGGTCTTCGTCATCAAATCTTACAGAATTTGACCGCATGGCAGAGAGTTCAAATTGCACGCCATCCTCAAAGGCCTTATACCCTCGATTATATTCGCCTTGTCATGGAAGAATTTATTGAACTTCATGGGGATCGACGTTTTGGCGATGATCAGGCCTTGGTTGGGGGCTTCGCAAAAATGGAAGACCATCGTTTGATGGTGCTTGGGCATCAAAAGGGAAGGGATCTTAAAGAGCGGCAAAAACGTTCCTTTGGTTGTGCTCATCCAGAAGGATATCGAAAGGCCTTGCGATTGATGCAGATGGCTGAAAAAGCGAAAACTCCGATTTTGGCCTTGATCGATACTCCTGGGGCTTATCCGGGTGTAGGGGCTGAAGAGCGAGGTCAAGCGGAGGCTATTGCTGTTAATTTGAGGGAGATGTCCCAGATTAAGGTTCCGATTGTGGCGGCAGTGATTGGAGAAGGAGGTAGCGGAGGTGCTTTGGGAATTGGGGTAGCAGACCGTATTCTCATCTTGGAGAATGCATATTATTCGGTCATATCTCCGGAAGGATGTGCTTCTATTCTTTGGCGTGAAAAAGGAAAAATGGTTGATGCAGCTGAGGCCCTAAAATTAACTGCATATGATTTGCTTTCTTTGGGAATTGTAGATGAAATAATTCCAGAGCCTATCGGCGGGGCCCACCATGACTATGAAATCACAGCTCGCCATCTTCGAAAAACGGTTCAAAAACATTTGCTTGAATTGATTAAAATGGGCTCTGAAGAGTTAATTGAAACGAGATATCAAAAATTTAGAAAGATGGGTGTATTTACCGAATTTAAGCCTGAAGGGTGA
- a CDS encoding DUF86 domain-containing protein has product MTSLLTINSKIEKLKEYLSYLKSYQKSSLQELENDYTLQGAVLHYLQLTIECTIDIGELLISELKLRKPEGAREVFKILAENKILPENFAQNFSPVAGFRNIIVHEYAEVDMKKVHPFLENDLEDFEHFSQYIAEYLLKRKF; this is encoded by the coding sequence ATGACTTCTTTACTGACAATCAATTCAAAAATTGAAAAACTAAAAGAGTATCTTTCCTATCTCAAGAGCTACCAAAAAAGTTCTCTTCAAGAACTAGAAAACGACTATACCCTCCAAGGAGCGGTTTTACATTATCTTCAACTGACCATTGAATGCACCATCGATATTGGAGAACTGCTTATCAGCGAGCTTAAGTTACGCAAACCTGAAGGAGCAAGAGAAGTTTTCAAAATCCTCGCTGAAAATAAAATATTACCGGAAAATTTCGCACAGAACTTTTCTCCTGTTGCTGGATTTAGAAACATCATTGTTCATGAATATGCCGAAGTCGATATGAAAAAGGTGCACCCATTTCTCGAAAACGATCTTGAAGATTTCGAACATTTTTCACAGTACATTGCCGAATATCTATTAAAGAGGAAATTTTGA
- a CDS encoding nucleotidyltransferase domain-containing protein, translating into MRPNDIKRVLNPYFNANPEIQIAYLFGSLAKGEDHPESDVDLAILLNETSSPSQTSYRYKAELISELMSFLKTKRIDLSILNESPLLLCFNVVHDGILLHSKNEIMRIQFEARTMSFYFDQEYYYRRHAELALERIARGGF; encoded by the coding sequence ATGAGACCTAATGATATTAAACGGGTACTGAACCCTTATTTTAATGCGAATCCTGAGATTCAAATAGCTTATCTCTTCGGCTCTTTGGCTAAAGGAGAAGATCATCCAGAAAGCGATGTTGATCTTGCTATTCTCCTCAATGAAACATCTTCCCCTTCCCAAACCTCCTATCGTTACAAAGCTGAACTAATATCTGAACTGATGTCATTTTTAAAAACAAAGAGAATCGACCTTTCTATTCTGAACGAGAGTCCCCTCCTCTTATGTTTTAATGTGGTCCATGATGGAATTCTTCTTCACTCAAAGAACGAAATCATGCGAATTCAATTTGAGGCAAGAACGATGAGCTTCTATTTTGATCAAGAATACTATTATCGTCGCCATGCAGAATTGGCCTTGGAAAGGATTGCTCGGGGAGGATTCTAA
- a CDS encoding NUDIX hydrolase: protein MKEITISEKKIYTGRILDLVVKKVRMPNGLIATREVVTHGGVIAVIPFLEDGKIVMVKQYRKTAEKITLEIPAGRMDPGETPLQTTKRELREETGYVAQKIKKHLSFYPAIGYSNELIHLFTASDLTLKETDPDEDELIEAVRLTLPEALKKIDEGKIIDSKSILGLLYVAQHQISS from the coding sequence ATGAAAGAAATCACCATTTCAGAAAAAAAAATTTATACAGGTCGCATCCTTGATCTCGTTGTTAAAAAAGTTCGTATGCCCAATGGCCTCATTGCAACCCGCGAAGTCGTCACGCATGGAGGGGTTATTGCAGTCATTCCCTTTCTTGAAGATGGGAAAATCGTGATGGTCAAGCAATACCGAAAAACAGCAGAAAAGATAACTTTAGAAATTCCTGCAGGAAGAATGGATCCTGGAGAAACACCTCTCCAAACGACAAAGCGTGAACTGCGGGAAGAAACAGGTTATGTGGCTCAAAAAATCAAAAAACACTTGAGCTTTTATCCTGCCATTGGATACAGCAACGAGCTGATTCATCTTTTTACGGCTTCAGACCTTACTTTAAAGGAGACAGATCCAGATGAGGATGAACTCATTGAAGCGGTCAGATTAACCTTGCCTGAGGCGTTAAAAAAAATTGATGAGGGTAAAATTATCGACAGCAAAAGCATCTTGGGACTTTTGTATGTTGCGCAACATCAAATCTCATCATAA
- a CDS encoding 3-isopropylmalate dehydrogenase, which produces MSKTYRIAVMGGDGTGPEVIREGMKVIDSVAQHRFKVEWISFPFGGEHYQRTGDILPDSAIEEFKKFDAIYLGAIGHPEVKPGILEKGILLKLRFALDQYINLRPVKLYAGVETPLKNKGPEHIDFVVVRENTEGLYCGAGGFLKKGTPDEVAIQESINTRKGVERCLRFAFEYTQKRNRSKKLTLCGKTNVLTFAFDLWERAFHEIALQYSDVKTDYAHVDATCMWMVKNPEWFDVIVTDNMFGDIITDLGAMIQGGMGIAAGGNLNPEGVSMFEPIGGSAPKYTGQNKINPLAAISAGGMMLDYLGEKESAQKIEKAVIEVTSQKLKSLSAGQMGYTTTQVGDLVAELVS; this is translated from the coding sequence GTGTCTAAGACATATAGAATTGCAGTCATGGGAGGGGATGGGACGGGACCTGAGGTGATTCGGGAAGGGATGAAGGTGATTGACAGTGTAGCCCAACATCGCTTTAAGGTTGAATGGATTTCGTTTCCTTTTGGAGGAGAACATTACCAGAGGACAGGGGACATTTTACCTGATTCAGCCATTGAGGAATTTAAGAAATTTGACGCTATTTATTTGGGGGCCATTGGTCATCCTGAGGTAAAACCTGGAATTTTAGAGAAGGGGATTCTCTTAAAATTGAGGTTTGCACTTGATCAGTATATAAATTTAAGACCGGTAAAACTTTATGCGGGGGTCGAGACCCCTCTTAAGAATAAAGGTCCTGAACATATTGATTTTGTAGTGGTCCGTGAAAACACAGAAGGTCTTTATTGTGGTGCAGGTGGTTTTCTAAAAAAGGGAACACCCGATGAGGTCGCGATTCAAGAGTCCATCAATACTCGTAAGGGGGTTGAGCGGTGTTTACGTTTTGCCTTTGAATATACCCAAAAGCGAAATCGTTCAAAAAAATTAACCCTTTGTGGAAAAACGAATGTTCTGACCTTTGCCTTTGATTTATGGGAAAGGGCCTTCCATGAAATTGCTCTGCAATATTCAGATGTGAAAACAGATTATGCCCATGTCGATGCCACGTGCATGTGGATGGTCAAAAATCCGGAATGGTTTGATGTGATTGTGACCGACAATATGTTTGGAGATATTATTACAGATTTAGGGGCCATGATTCAGGGAGGGATGGGAATTGCGGCAGGAGGAAATCTTAATCCCGAGGGCGTTTCCATGTTTGAACCCATTGGGGGCTCTGCTCCAAAGTATACGGGACAGAATAAAATCAATCCTTTGGCTGCGATCAGTGCTGGAGGGATGATGCTTGATTATTTGGGTGAAAAGGAATCCGCCCAAAAAATTGAGAAGGCAGTGATTGAAGTAACAAGCCAGAAGCTCAAGTCTTTATCTGCAGGGCAGATGGGATACACCACAACGCAAGTGGGGGACCTTGTTGCGGAGTTAGTCTCATAA